A single Nostoc sp. PCC 7107 DNA region contains:
- the speA gene encoding biosynthetic arginine decarboxylase: MGVESTATSDEVVLLPSSGHKSEVKNHKQKKLLPPSTTASDLPRVWKIEDSEELYRIEGWGQPYFSINAAGHITVSPKGDRGGSLDLFELVNALKQRNLGLPMLIRFSDILEDRIERLNACFAKAIARYNYPGVYRGVFPVKCNQQRHLIEDLVRFGKPHQFGLEAGSKPELMIALALLDTPGALLICNGYKDREYIETAMLAQRLGQTPIIVLEQIEEVDLVIAANRQLGIKPILGVRAKLSTQGMGRWGTSSGDRAKFGLTMPEIIEAVDKLREAELMDSLQLLHFHIGSQISAINVIKDAIQEASRIYVELAMLGADMKYLDVGGGLGVDYDGSQTNFYASKNYNMQNYANDIVAELKDTCTERQIPVPTLISESGRAIASHQSVLIFDILSTSDVPLNCPEPPQEGESPIINYLWETYQSINKENYQEFFHDATQFKEEAISRFNLGILRLRERAKAERLYWACCQKILEITRQQDYVPDELEDLEKIMASIYYANLSVFQSAPDCWAIDQLFPIMPIHRLDEEPTRRGILADLTCDSDGKIDRFIDLRDVKSVLELHTFKPGEPYYLGMFLNGAYQEIMGNLHNLFGDTNAVHIQLTPKGYQIQHVVKGDTMSEVVSYVQYDSEDMVEHIRQRCEKALEEKRITLAESQRLMQTYEQSLRRYTYLNS, encoded by the coding sequence ATGGGTGTTGAGTCAACTGCTACATCTGATGAGGTGGTACTACTACCGTCTAGTGGGCATAAATCTGAAGTGAAAAATCACAAACAAAAAAAGTTATTACCACCAAGCACTACCGCAAGCGATTTGCCTCGCGTCTGGAAAATAGAGGATAGCGAGGAACTATATCGTATTGAAGGATGGGGACAACCTTATTTTTCCATTAACGCAGCAGGTCATATTACTGTTTCCCCCAAAGGCGATCGCGGGGGTTCTCTTGACTTGTTTGAATTGGTCAACGCCTTAAAACAACGTAATTTAGGGCTACCCATGCTAATTCGCTTTTCTGACATTCTCGAAGATCGAATTGAGCGATTAAACGCTTGTTTTGCCAAAGCGATCGCCCGTTATAATTACCCTGGTGTTTATCGTGGTGTGTTTCCTGTCAAATGCAATCAGCAACGGCATTTGATTGAAGATTTAGTCCGGTTTGGCAAACCGCATCAATTTGGTTTAGAAGCAGGTTCCAAACCAGAATTAATGATTGCCCTGGCTTTATTGGATACCCCCGGAGCATTGTTAATTTGCAACGGCTACAAAGACCGAGAATACATTGAAACGGCAATGTTAGCCCAAAGACTAGGGCAAACCCCAATTATCGTTTTAGAGCAGATTGAAGAAGTCGATTTGGTAATTGCGGCTAATCGCCAGTTAGGCATTAAGCCAATTCTCGGAGTTCGCGCCAAACTCAGCACCCAAGGGATGGGACGCTGGGGAACTTCCAGCGGCGATCGCGCCAAATTTGGCTTGACAATGCCAGAAATTATCGAAGCCGTGGATAAACTGCGCGAAGCCGAATTAATGGACTCTTTGCAGCTATTACATTTCCATATCGGTTCACAAATTTCTGCCATCAATGTCATTAAAGATGCCATCCAAGAAGCCAGCCGAATTTATGTAGAGTTGGCGATGTTGGGAGCAGACATGAAATATCTCGATGTCGGTGGTGGCTTGGGTGTAGACTATGACGGTTCCCAAACCAACTTCTACGCCTCCAAAAATTACAACATGCAGAACTATGCTAACGATATCGTGGCAGAGTTAAAAGATACTTGTACAGAACGGCAAATTCCCGTACCTACACTGATCAGTGAAAGTGGACGAGCGATCGCCTCCCATCAATCAGTACTGATTTTTGATATTCTCAGTACCAGCGATGTCCCTCTCAACTGTCCAGAACCCCCACAAGAGGGAGAATCCCCAATAATTAATTATTTGTGGGAAACTTACCAATCAATTAACAAAGAAAATTACCAAGAGTTTTTCCACGACGCGACGCAATTTAAAGAAGAAGCCATCAGTCGCTTCAACTTAGGCATTTTGCGTTTGCGCGAACGGGCTAAAGCCGAGAGACTCTACTGGGCTTGTTGTCAAAAAATTCTCGAAATTACTAGACAGCAAGATTACGTACCCGACGAACTGGAAGACCTAGAAAAAATCATGGCTTCCATTTACTACGCCAATTTATCGGTGTTTCAATCAGCACCAGATTGTTGGGCGATCGACCAATTATTCCCCATTATGCCTATCCATCGTCTTGATGAAGAACCAACACGGCGGGGAATTTTGGCAGACCTCACCTGCGACAGTGATGGTAAAATAGACCGCTTTATTGACCTGCGTGATGTTAAATCAGTTTTAGAACTGCACACCTTCAAACCAGGAGAACCCTATTACTTGGGAATGTTCCTCAATGGTGCTTACCAAGAAATCATGGGGAACTTACACAACTTGTTTGGAGATACCAACGCCGTTCACATTCAACTCACGCCCAAAGGATACCAAATTCAACACGTCGTCAAAGGCGACACCATGAGTGAGGTAGTCAGCTACGTGCAGTATGACTCAGAAGATATGGTGGAACATATTCGCCAGCGATGCGAGAAAGCATTAGAAGAAAAACGCATTACCCTTGCAGAATCTCAACGACTCATGCAAACTTACGAACAAAGTCTCAGAAGATACACATACTTGAATAGCTAG
- a CDS encoding sugar phosphate nucleotidyltransferase — MKAMILAAGKGTRVRPITYTTPKPMIPILQKPVMEFLLELLRQHGFDQIMVNVSHLAEEIENYFRDGQRFGVQIAYSFEGKIDDGKLVGEAIGSAGGMRRIQDFSPFFDDTFVVLCGDALIDLDLTAAVKWHKSKGSIATIISKSVPLEEVSSYGVVVTDEDGRVKAFQEKPSTEEALSTNINTGIYIFEPEVFKYIPSGVEYDIGSQLFPKLVEIGAPFHAIPMDFEWVDIGKVPDYWRAIRGVLLGEIKNVQIPGHEVAPGIYTGLNVAVNWDKVDITGPVYIGGMTRIEDGAKIVGPAMIGPNCWICSGATVDNSVIFEWSRLGPGVRLVDKLVFGRYCVDKTGASIDVQAASLDWLITDARQAPPVHTPLERQAIEELLGTNAI, encoded by the coding sequence ATGAAAGCGATGATTCTCGCGGCGGGTAAGGGTACTCGCGTTCGTCCAATTACCTACACGACTCCCAAACCAATGATTCCCATCTTGCAAAAGCCAGTGATGGAATTTTTACTGGAACTTTTGCGCCAACATGGTTTTGACCAAATTATGGTCAATGTTAGCCATTTAGCTGAAGAGATTGAAAACTATTTCCGTGACGGCCAGCGGTTTGGTGTCCAAATTGCCTATTCTTTTGAAGGCAAAATTGATGACGGTAAATTGGTAGGGGAAGCAATTGGTTCGGCGGGAGGGATGCGACGCATCCAAGATTTTTCGCCGTTTTTTGATGATACTTTTGTTGTGTTGTGCGGTGATGCTTTAATTGATTTGGATTTAACAGCAGCTGTTAAGTGGCATAAATCCAAAGGGTCAATTGCGACAATCATTTCTAAATCTGTCCCCCTAGAAGAAGTTTCTAGTTATGGTGTTGTCGTTACCGATGAGGATGGGCGTGTTAAAGCTTTCCAAGAAAAACCTTCAACAGAAGAAGCCCTCAGCACCAATATCAACACAGGGATTTACATTTTTGAGCCAGAGGTATTCAAATATATCCCCTCTGGTGTGGAATATGACATTGGTAGCCAGTTATTCCCGAAGTTGGTGGAAATTGGTGCGCCCTTCCATGCTATTCCGATGGATTTTGAATGGGTGGATATTGGTAAAGTACCAGACTACTGGCGGGCAATTCGCGGGGTACTGCTGGGTGAAATCAAAAATGTGCAAATTCCTGGTCATGAAGTCGCCCCTGGTATCTACACTGGCTTAAATGTGGCTGTAAATTGGGACAAGGTGGATATCACAGGCCCAGTTTACATCGGCGGTATGACCAGAATTGAAGATGGTGCGAAAATCGTTGGCCCGGCAATGATTGGCCCGAACTGTTGGATATGTAGTGGTGCAACTGTAGATAATAGCGTAATTTTTGAATGGTCACGCTTGGGGCCGGGAGTTCGTCTAGTTGATAAGTTGGTGTTTGGTCGTTATTGCGTAGATAAGACGGGCGCATCTATTGATGTCCAAGCTGCTTCTTTAGACTGGTTAATTACTGACGCTCGTCAAGCGCCACCAGTGCATACTCCTCTAGAACGGCAAGCAATTGAAGAATTGCTGGGGACAAACGCTATTTAG
- a CDS encoding segregation/condensation protein A, translating into MDASELLENITLLIDQAERGEIDPWDVKVIEVIDRYLEFMAPEATTKGYESDLSQSGQAFLSASMLVLFKANTLMQWSTAQDVQEIEDDGLNEMENGLSHQRRLPLELQLRRRPSAMPPPKRRVTLQELIEQLQLMANQLKLVQKVDKPIRVKRQPSVRTMRQALELAHQENLTEVAGELEEVLRFAAQELMQEQNYVTLEQLVQLWCQTKQPQANGSSHKSEHSHLVGIFWALLLLSAQSKVELFQEEFYQEIQIRLITDAANISKSVEQPIN; encoded by the coding sequence ATGGATGCTTCCGAGCTATTAGAAAACATTACACTCCTAATTGACCAAGCTGAACGGGGAGAAATAGACCCTTGGGATGTCAAGGTCATTGAGGTGATTGATCGTTATTTGGAATTTATGGCACCGGAGGCAACAACAAAAGGCTACGAATCAGATTTATCGCAATCTGGACAGGCTTTTTTATCTGCATCAATGCTGGTTCTATTCAAAGCGAATACCTTAATGCAGTGGTCAACAGCCCAAGATGTTCAAGAAATTGAAGATGATGGCCTGAATGAGATGGAAAATGGCCTCTCACATCAGCGTCGTTTGCCATTAGAACTGCAACTGCGCCGTCGTCCATCGGCTATGCCACCACCTAAACGCCGTGTCACCCTGCAAGAACTAATTGAGCAATTGCAGCTGATGGCAAATCAGCTAAAACTTGTCCAGAAAGTTGATAAACCTATTCGTGTGAAGCGTCAGCCTAGTGTCCGCACCATGCGGCAGGCGCTAGAATTAGCTCACCAAGAAAATCTGACAGAAGTAGCCGGGGAATTGGAAGAGGTATTGCGTTTTGCTGCTCAAGAACTAATGCAAGAGCAAAATTATGTTACCCTCGAACAGCTTGTACAATTGTGGTGTCAAACGAAGCAACCGCAAGCAAATGGTTCTAGCCACAAATCAGAACACAGTCACCTAGTTGGCATTTTTTGGGCTTTACTGCTGTTATCGGCTCAATCTAAAGTTGAGCTATTTCAAGAGGAATTTTACCAAGAGATTCAAATTCGACTGATTACAGATGCAGCTAACATCTCAAAATCAGTAGAGCAACCAATAAACTAA
- a CDS encoding AI-2E family transporter: MRRSASLQTLLFYGLSGPIIALNVGLLSVLFSYFKHPITILSIAAILAFLLNYPVKFFERARITRTQAVIIVLLVTLTLVVILGITLVPIVIDQTIQLLNKIPDWLTASQANLEQLEEFAQRRRLPFLDLRVLSNQINASIQNLVQQLASSAVGVAGILVSGLLNLVLVVVLAFYMLLYGDRVWYGLINLLPSHIGIPLTVSLQLNFQRFFLSQLLLGLFMIVTLTPIFIGMKIPFALLFATLIGLSELIPFIGATLGISLVTLLVMLQNGWLAVQVALASIFMQQIKDNLLAPKLLGDFIGLNPIWIFVSILMGFEIAGLLGTLVAVPIAGTIKGTFDAIKNNKGGNFVSTVTIPHEPPEDQRN, from the coding sequence ATGCGCCGTTCAGCCTCTCTACAAACTCTGTTATTCTACGGTTTGAGTGGCCCGATTATCGCTCTCAATGTTGGGCTGCTATCAGTACTTTTCAGTTATTTCAAACATCCCATCACCATTTTGAGTATTGCGGCGATTTTAGCTTTTTTACTTAATTACCCAGTGAAGTTTTTTGAACGCGCCCGCATCACGCGCACACAGGCAGTAATCATAGTTTTGCTGGTGACATTAACTCTAGTGGTGATTTTGGGTATTACCCTAGTTCCCATCGTCATTGACCAGACAATTCAACTTTTAAATAAAATTCCTGATTGGTTAACTGCTAGTCAAGCAAACCTAGAACAGCTTGAGGAATTTGCCCAACGGCGACGTTTGCCTTTTTTAGATTTACGAGTGCTGAGTAATCAAATCAATGCCAGTATTCAAAACCTGGTGCAACAGTTGGCTTCTAGTGCAGTAGGCGTGGCAGGAATTTTAGTCTCAGGATTATTAAATCTAGTATTGGTGGTAGTGCTGGCATTTTATATGCTTTTATATGGCGATCGCGTCTGGTACGGTTTAATTAATCTTTTGCCGTCTCATATTGGCATACCTCTAACGGTATCTCTACAGCTAAATTTTCAAAGATTCTTCTTGAGTCAACTATTACTCGGCTTATTTATGATAGTGACTCTCACCCCGATTTTTATCGGCATGAAAATTCCCTTTGCCCTATTATTTGCCACACTCATCGGCTTATCAGAACTGATTCCCTTTATTGGGGCAACTCTCGGCATTAGTTTAGTTACACTTTTAGTGATGCTGCAAAATGGCTGGTTAGCAGTACAAGTTGCTCTAGCCTCGATTTTTATGCAGCAAATTAAAGATAATCTCCTAGCCCCCAAATTACTAGGTGACTTTATTGGCCTCAATCCGATTTGGATTTTTGTATCTATTTTGATGGGATTTGAAATTGCCGGATTGTTGGGTACACTTGTGGCTGTTCCCATTGCTGGTACTATCAAAGGCACCTTTGATGCCATCAAAAATAACAAAGGAGGTAATTTCGTATCAACCGTCACTATTCCTCACGAACCACCAGAAGACCAGAGAAATTAG
- the pdxH gene encoding pyridoxamine 5'-phosphate oxidase: MNTTIADLRQDYTLQDLTETEVDPNPFIQFKKWFEQALAAQLPEPNAMTLATATPDAKPAARMVLLKDFDERGFVFFTNYNSQKGQELAENPQAALVFWWAELERQVRICGHVEKVSEVESDGYFEIRPPKSRLGAWVSQQSEVIESRELLEQRMQEFQSKYENQEIPRPPHWGGLRVIPSEIEFWQGRPSRLHDRLLYTLLEDGSWKIERLSP, encoded by the coding sequence ATGAACACCACCATAGCTGACCTCCGCCAAGACTACACATTACAAGACTTAACTGAAACTGAAGTTGATCCTAATCCATTTATACAATTTAAAAAATGGTTTGAGCAGGCATTAGCAGCGCAATTACCAGAACCCAATGCGATGACTTTAGCTACTGCAACACCAGATGCTAAACCTGCGGCGAGAATGGTTCTGCTGAAAGACTTTGATGAACGCGGTTTTGTCTTTTTCACCAATTACAACAGTCAAAAAGGGCAAGAACTCGCTGAAAATCCTCAAGCAGCTTTGGTGTTTTGGTGGGCAGAACTAGAACGCCAAGTGCGAATTTGTGGTCATGTAGAGAAAGTTTCGGAAGTAGAGTCAGATGGGTATTTTGAGATTCGTCCGCCCAAGAGTCGCCTAGGTGCGTGGGTTTCTCAACAAAGCGAAGTCATAGAAAGCCGAGAACTTTTAGAACAAAGAATGCAGGAATTCCAGAGTAAATATGAAAATCAGGAGATTCCCCGTCCTCCTCATTGGGGAGGGTTAAGAGTCATTCCTTCCGAAATTGAGTTTTGGCAAGGTCGTCCTAGCCGACTACACGATCGCCTGCTTTATACTCTGTTAGAAGATGGTAGTTGGAAAATTGAGCGATTATCACCTTAG
- a CDS encoding FAD-binding domain-containing protein: MLRKFTGRDELIAYLREHFPQAAERDDHISNSIGGRKAAQTALQKVDPSTYSKTRNFLTGAVTKLSPYIRYGVLSLAEIRDYVLDNVDQLEDATKLINELGWRDYWQRLYAKLGNGIWQDQEEYKTGYTAPEYAAELPPDIQAGSTGRVCIDNFSQELRETGYLHNHSRMWLAAYILHWRHIRWQAGAKWFLQHLLDGDPASNNMSWQWVASTFSHKPYFFNRDNLERYTKGVYCQKCPLYGHCDFEGSYEELEQRLFPQGEFIKKPNSQNWQHGKKGKK, encoded by the coding sequence ATGTTACGTAAATTTACTGGACGCGATGAATTGATAGCTTATCTGCGAGAACATTTCCCCCAAGCCGCAGAACGTGACGACCATATCAGCAACTCTATTGGCGGACGCAAAGCAGCCCAAACAGCATTACAAAAAGTAGACCCAAGCACTTACAGCAAAACCCGTAACTTTTTAACAGGTGCAGTGACAAAACTTTCACCTTATATTCGCTATGGAGTTTTGAGCCTAGCTGAAATTCGTGACTACGTGTTAGACAATGTAGATCAGCTAGAGGATGCCACTAAATTAATTAACGAATTAGGCTGGCGGGATTATTGGCAGAGATTGTATGCCAAACTAGGTAATGGCATCTGGCAAGACCAAGAAGAATACAAAACCGGGTACACAGCCCCAGAATATGCCGCAGAATTACCACCAGATATTCAAGCAGGTAGCACTGGCAGAGTTTGTATCGACAACTTCAGCCAAGAATTACGGGAAACTGGCTACTTACACAACCACAGTCGCATGTGGTTAGCCGCTTACATCTTGCATTGGCGGCATATTCGTTGGCAAGCTGGTGCTAAGTGGTTTTTACAACATCTTTTAGATGGTGATCCTGCCAGTAATAATATGTCTTGGCAATGGGTTGCTAGTACTTTTAGCCATAAACCATATTTTTTCAACCGCGACAATTTAGAACGCTACACCAAAGGTGTCTATTGCCAGAAATGTCCTCTATATGGACACTGTGATTTTGAAGGTAGCTATGAAGAATTAGAACAGCGGTTGTTTCCTCAAGGAGAATTTATCAAAAAACCAAATAGTCAAAATTGGCAGCATGGTAAGAAAGGGAAAAAATGA
- the bcp gene encoding thioredoxin-dependent thiol peroxidase produces the protein MSNIPQVGQPAPAFSTPDQNENLVSLDDFSGQWIVLYFYPKDDTPGCTTEAQDFTALHSEFSQLGAKILGVSLDSAKSHCKFINKHNLSITLLSDPEHQLADSYGAWQLKKFMGKEYMGVVRSTFLISPDKIIAYTWPNVKAKGHAQAVFTKLSELANN, from the coding sequence ATGAGTAACATTCCTCAAGTTGGACAACCTGCACCAGCTTTTTCCACCCCTGACCAAAATGAAAATTTAGTTAGCCTAGATGATTTTAGCGGGCAATGGATTGTCCTTTATTTTTATCCCAAAGATGACACCCCTGGTTGCACGACAGAAGCCCAAGATTTCACAGCATTACATTCAGAATTCAGTCAATTAGGAGCCAAAATTTTAGGTGTCAGTCTCGATTCTGCTAAGTCTCATTGCAAGTTTATCAACAAACATAACTTGTCAATTACGCTTTTGAGTGACCCAGAACATCAACTAGCAGACTCCTATGGTGCTTGGCAATTAAAAAAGTTTATGGGCAAAGAATATATGGGAGTTGTGCGGTCAACTTTCCTAATTTCCCCAGATAAAATTATTGCTTATACTTGGCCGAATGTAAAAGCAAAAGGTCATGCACAAGCAGTATTCACAAAGTTGTCGGAATTAGCAAACAATTAG
- a CDS encoding T3SS effector HopA1 family protein, producing the protein MQMLDSIATQLSQIPESLQISLQDIIYNIEIQSAYCIKHPDYKPLELPESAVSRFQQLPAALQKKFLSLQLRGFLYGIYYNNSLKSSLIANTETNNVALHQNLENNTLLGVDVAFYERLHESNRGDGYWSYNWQVVQENLDNTLIVQKDGLTLQIERSRHLLPQNQFPVVGKYVAVKMPKNLVQNGFYMAVANAGSATNRERLVRVYFNVTPEGAGAVMETLTTQLNFLEIPFSFKALYNPSDYERYDSAVFYFDKNNYEAIHPVLERMYAECESYFQPEIPLFTKFIAPGLAIAEEPNRRFAELESFGTHRCQIIANGLLEAWGQGNDTPANRITAILEQFSLSQVELQRPYLNANSQDIYMALF; encoded by the coding sequence ATGCAAATGTTAGATTCCATCGCCACTCAACTTTCACAGATTCCTGAATCATTGCAGATATCATTACAAGACATTATTTATAACATTGAAATTCAATCTGCTTATTGTATTAAACACCCAGACTACAAACCATTGGAACTACCAGAATCCGCAGTTTCTCGCTTTCAGCAATTACCTGCGGCGCTACAAAAAAAATTCTTAAGTCTGCAATTACGAGGTTTCCTCTATGGCATTTATTACAATAACTCTCTAAAAAGTTCTCTCATAGCCAATACAGAAACTAACAATGTGGCGTTACATCAAAACCTCGAAAATAATACATTACTGGGTGTCGATGTGGCTTTTTATGAACGCCTACATGAAAGTAATCGAGGTGATGGCTACTGGAGTTACAATTGGCAGGTAGTACAAGAAAATCTAGATAACACTTTAATAGTACAAAAGGATGGTTTGACTCTACAAATTGAGCGTAGCCGTCATCTATTACCTCAAAACCAATTTCCTGTGGTGGGTAAATACGTTGCAGTTAAAATGCCCAAAAATCTTGTCCAGAATGGCTTTTACATGGCAGTAGCGAACGCTGGAAGTGCGACAAATCGGGAAAGATTGGTGCGTGTTTACTTTAATGTAACTCCAGAAGGTGCAGGTGCAGTTATGGAAACTTTGACTACACAGCTTAACTTTCTAGAGATTCCATTTTCATTTAAAGCCTTATACAATCCTTCCGATTACGAACGCTATGATTCAGCAGTGTTTTACTTTGATAAAAACAATTATGAAGCGATTCACCCAGTATTAGAAAGGATGTATGCAGAGTGTGAATCTTATTTTCAACCAGAAATACCTTTATTTACTAAGTTTATCGCCCCTGGGTTAGCGATCGCCGAAGAACCCAATCGCAGATTTGCTGAACTAGAGAGTTTTGGAACGCATCGTTGTCAAATTATCGCCAATGGCTTGCTTGAGGCTTGGGGACAAGGAAATGATACACCAGCTAATCGGATAACAGCGATTCTTGAACAATTTTCTCTATCGCAAGTGGAATTACAACGCCCTTATCTGAATGCTAATTCTCAAGATATCTATATGGCTTTATTTTGA
- a CDS encoding phosphotransferase, whose amino-acid sequence MPFLLSSQNVFEYLLTVGFCTQAEQSLSKIEPKPAKNFNLLVTLPDNRQLLVKQERLNREGNTAGEFFAEWRVHQFLQKFPDMNHICLCCSEAVHFDAENSIIVFNYLNNYRDLADFYMRENIFPSDIAIAVGKTLALIHRATITHPDYEQFFHQAKQVSHPKNPNLTLGLERITPEIFGLVPSEGLKFFTLYQRYDSLGQAIAELNRSYTRYCLTHHDLKLNNILLSLTWQEAIANNSVSDESMIRLIDWERADWGDPAHDLGMLIASYLQFWLYSMTTSKSMAIEESLRLATTPLEIVQPSIAALMSTYLAHFPEILETRSDFLERVMQFCGLALITAIQAGLQHEKTFGNVGICMLQVAKSLLCNPKASIKTIFGVEAVELLPTNLSRN is encoded by the coding sequence ATGCCATTTTTACTAAGCTCTCAAAATGTTTTTGAATACTTGCTTACTGTGGGATTTTGTACTCAAGCAGAACAGTCATTAAGTAAGATTGAGCCAAAGCCTGCTAAAAATTTTAACTTGTTAGTTACTTTACCTGATAATCGGCAACTGCTAGTTAAGCAAGAGCGCCTAAATCGAGAAGGAAACACGGCTGGAGAGTTTTTTGCGGAATGGAGAGTGCATCAGTTTTTGCAAAAATTTCCTGATATGAATCATATTTGCTTGTGTTGTTCAGAAGCAGTGCATTTTGATGCTGAAAATTCTATTATTGTTTTCAATTATCTTAATAACTATCGGGATCTAGCTGATTTCTACATGAGAGAAAATATCTTTCCTAGTGATATTGCGATCGCAGTTGGAAAGACTTTGGCATTAATTCACCGTGCTACTATTACACATCCAGACTATGAACAATTTTTTCACCAAGCCAAGCAAGTATCTCACCCAAAAAATCCCAACCTCACCCTAGGATTAGAGAGAATTACCCCAGAAATTTTTGGTTTGGTTCCGAGTGAGGGATTAAAATTTTTTACCCTTTATCAACGTTACGATAGTTTGGGACAGGCGATCGCCGAATTGAACCGTTCTTACACCCGCTATTGTTTAACTCATCATGACCTAAAGCTGAACAACATTCTTTTATCTTTAACTTGGCAAGAAGCTATTGCAAATAACTCTGTTTCAGATGAAAGTATGATTCGCTTGATTGACTGGGAACGTGCGGATTGGGGAGATCCGGCGCATGATTTAGGAATGCTCATCGCCAGCTATCTGCAATTCTGGTTATATAGTATGACTACCAGTAAATCGATGGCAATTGAAGAGTCATTACGTCTCGCTACCACACCTTTAGAAATAGTTCAGCCTTCCATTGCAGCCTTGATGTCTACTTATTTAGCGCATTTCCCAGAAATTTTAGAGACTCGTTCAGATTTCTTAGAAAGAGTTATGCAGTTTTGCGGTTTAGCTTTAATTACAGCTATTCAAGCCGGACTCCAACATGAAAAAACTTTTGGCAATGTGGGAATCTGTATGCTTCAAGTTGCTAAGAGTTTGTTGTGTAATCCCAAAGCATCTATAAAAACAATCTTTGGCGTGGAAGCTGTAGAACTTTTACCCACAAATTTATCTCGCAATTAA